CGTTCTTCGGGCCAATGCCGTGAATATACTGAAGGGCGATGACGACACGCTTGTTCGTCGGAATGTTAACGCCAGCAATACGAGCCACTATTTTCTCCATGTCTGCCGCGTATTGGCGGCGGGAAATCCCGCGTCCGGTGGAGACCGGCCCTTGCGGGGATATCTGATAACAATAAACTGCCCTCTCATGGCTAGCCAGAGAGGCCGGACCGGTTTATTTGGGTTTGAACGCTTTACCTAGTGTTTCAGATGCGCGCCGTCAACTGCAAATCGCGGCAAAATCAGAGCTTTATCCGTAGCAAGCCTCATACATTCTGGGCCGCTGCAATGGCGTCATCAATGGCCGCGCTTACGGATTCGATCCGCGCCATGCCATCCACCGTCTTCAGTTCGCCGCGCTCGGCGTAATAGGCCGAAACCGGCGCCGTCATCTCACGATAGGCGTGAAGCCGGGTCTTGAAGGCCTCGGGATTGTCATCCGCGCGGACGCTACCGCCCGCGGCGAGTGTCTCTTTCACACGCTTCTCGATCCGTCCCAGCAATTCGGCTTCGTTGACCTTCAGCTCAACCACGGCATCAAGGCTCAGTCCCTTGTCGGCGAGCAACCGATCGAGCCCTTCGGCCTGTTTCACCGTCCGCGGGAAACCGTCCAGAATAAAACCTTTGGCCGCATCCGGCTCATCGATCCGATCGGCAATGATGCCAAGCACGATCTCGTCCGAGACCAGGCCACCCGCGTCCATCACCGCTTTGGCCTTAAGCCCGATCGGCGTGCCGGCCGCAACCGCGGCACGCAGCATGTCGCCGGTCGAGAGTTGCGGGATGCTGTATTTCTTTACGAGGCGTGACGACTGTGTCCCCTTGCCTGCTCCGGGCGGTCCGAGCAGAATCAACCTCATCGCTTCTTCCCTTTTAATCTCGCTTTCTTGACCAGACCTTCATACTGGTGCGCCTGAAGGTGGCCGTGGATCTGCGCCACAGTATCCATCATAACGCTAACCACGATGAGGAGCGAGGTGCCGCCGAAATAAAACGGCATGTTGGCGTAGGATACGAGAAGCTCCGGCAAAATGCAGATGAGGCAGAGATAGCCGGCACCGAGAACGGTAATCCGCATCAAAACCTTATCGATAAATTGTGCGGTGCGCTCGCCGGGCCGGATGCCGGGGATGAAGCCAGAATGTTTCTTCAGATTGTCGGCGGTTTCGGTCGGATTGAAGACGATCGCCGTATAAAAGAAGGCGAAGAAAACGATCAGCAACACATAAAGGATCATGTAGAGCGGCCGGCCGTGGCCGAGATAAAGCGAGATCGTCGAAAGGATGCCGCCGGTAGTGCCGCCATGGCTTGAGAAATTGGCGATCGTCGTCGGCAGAAGCAGCAACGACGAGGCGAAGATCGGCGGAATAACGCCGGACGTATTCAGCTTCAACGGCAGGAACGACGTCTGCCGGTCGTAGGTGCGATTGCCCTGCTGGCGCTTCGGATAGGTGATCACCAACCGTCGCTGGGCCCGCTCCATGAAGACGATGAAGGCAATCACCGCGATCGCCACCACTACGACGGCGAGGATGAGGAACGTCGAGAGCTGACCCTGGCGGCCGAGTTCCAGCGTGTGAACGATCGCCAGCGGGAAAGCGGCGACGATGCCGGAGAAAATGATCAGCGAGGAACCGTTGCCGATGCCGCGCGCTGTGATCTGCTCACCAAGCCACATCAGGAACAAGGTGCCGCCGGCCAGCGTGATCGTCGTCGTGATTGTAAAGAAGATACCCGGATTGGTGACGATGCCCGCCTGCCCCTGCAGGCCCACAGCAATGCCATAAGCCTGGAACCCGGCCAGTACGACAGTCAGATAGCGCGTATATTGATTGAGAATCTTGCGCCCCGACTCGCCTTCCTTTTTCAAGGCCTCAAGCGACGGAAACACGCTCGTGAGAAGCTGGATGATGATCGAGGCAGAGATATAGGGCATGATGTTCAGGGCGAAGATCGCCATGCGCTGCACGGCGCCGCCCGAAAACATATTGAAGAGCTGTAAGACGCCCTGACTATTGCCATTGAAGGCATGGGCGAAGGCTGCGGGATCAATTCCGGCAGCGGAATATAAGTGCCGAGCCGGTAAACGATCAACGCGCCAAGCGTGAACCAAATCCGCTTTTTGAGTTCATCGGCTTTGGCGAAAGCGCCCCAGTTGACGTTAGCAGCAAGCTGTTCTGCGGCCGATGCCATAAAGTGCTCCGCCTGGCTTTCAACGCCAAATCACAAAAATACCCTGAAGCTCAAGATGTGGGGAGCCAAAGGCTCCCCTGCAACCGTCGCTCAGGCGTCTGTCGCAGCCTCTGCTACGACATTGAGAAGCTTGACCGAACCACCCGCCTTTTCAATGGCGGCAATGGCCGATTTCGAGGCGCCCGCGACTTCGAAAGCGAGCTTGGCGCTGATTTCGCCGACGCCAAGGATTCTGACGCCATCGCGGGGCTTGCTGACCACGCCGGCGGCCACCAAAGCCTCGATCGTAACAAGCGTATCGGCGGCAAGCTTGCCGGCGGCAACAGCCTCCTGAATACGGCCGATGTTGACTTCGTTGTAGTCCTTGGCGTTCGGCGGGGTGAAGCCGCGCTTCGGCAGGCGCCGATGCAACGGCATCTGGCCGCCTTCGAAGCCCTTGATGGCAACGCCGGTGCGCGCCTTCTGGCCCTTCACACCGCGGCCGCCGGTCTTGCCCTTGCCCGAGCCAATGCCGCGCCCGACGCGGATGCGGTCTTTCGACGAACCGGGATTGTCGGTGATCTCGTTGAGTTTCATTTGACTATCCTCACGCGTTCTCGACGATGCGCACGAGATGCGCGACTTTATCGATCATACCGCGGATGGCCGGCGTATCGGCAAGCTCCGCACGGCGACCAAGCTTGTTAAGGCCAAGGGCCGATCAGCGTTGAGCGCTGCGCGGCCGGACGGCCGATCGGGCTCTTGATTTGCTCGACGACGAGCTTCGATTTCGACGTTTTCGTCATGGCAAAATCCTTACGCCTCAGCTGCGGCTTCGGAATCGCCGCCAAGGCGGCGTGCCTGCAGCGTCGAAACCTTCAGGCTACGGCGCGCGGCAACCGCGCGCGGCGAGTCTTCCTGCTGCAAGGCATCGAAAGTTGCACGGACCATGTTGTAGGGATTGGACGAACCCTGCGACTTGGCGACGACGTCATGCATACCGAGCGTCTCGAACACGGCGCGCATCGGGCCGCCGGCGATGATGCCGGTACCGGCCGGTGCGGCGCGCAGGACGACGCGGCCCGCGCCGTGGCGGCCCGTCACATCATGATGCAGCGTACGACCTTCGCGCAGCGGCACGCGAATCAGGGAGTGCTTGGCAGCTTCCGTCGCCTTGCGGATCGCCTCCGGCACTTCGCGTGCCTTGCCATGGCCGAAGCCGACGCGACCCTTCTGGTCGCCGACGACGACAAGCGCAGCAAAGCCGAAACGCCGGCCGCCCTTCACCACTTTCGCGACGCGATTGATGTGGACCAAACGATCCACAAATTCGCTGTCTTCCCGATCCCGATCGCGGCCTCGGCCGCCGCCTTCACCTTCGCGTGCCATATAGTCTCTTCCGTTCTTTCGTCACTTACGCGGCCGGCGTTCTGCTGCCGCTCGCTTCGAATTGTTTAAATGGTCAGCCCCGCCTCGCGCGCGCCTTCGGCAAGCGCCTTGACGCGGCCGTGGTACACGTAAGCGCCGCGATCGAAGACGACCTCTTTCACGCCCGCTTCGAGTGCGCGGGCGGCGATCTGCTTGCCGACTTCGCGCGCCGCCTCGATCGTCGCGCCGGTCTTCAGCGCGTCGCGATTGGTTTTCTCAAGCGTCGAGGCAGCGGCCACCGTGCGGCCAGCCGCATCATCGATGATCTGCGCATAGATCTGCTTCGACGAACGATGCACCGACAGACGCGGCTTGCCATAGGCATGGGCCTTGACCGCCCGCCGGACACGCGCCTTGCGACGAGCCCCTGTCTTGATATCCTTCGCCATAGGTCCAAACTCCTGAAGGCTTGCGCCTTATTTCTTCTTGCCTTCCTTGCGGAAGATGAATTCGTCAGAATATTTCACGCCCTTGCCCTTATAGGGCTCCGGCGGCCGAAAGGCGCGGATTTCCGCCGCCACCTGCCCGACCTGGCGCTTATCGATGCCGACGATCGTGATCTCGGTCGGCTTCGGCGTGGTGATCGCGATGCCTTGCGGAATCGGGAAGACCACGTCGTGGCTGTAGCCTAGCGACAATTGCAAATTCTTGCCGGCCACGGCGGCCTTGTAGCCGACGCCGTTGATCTCAAGCTTACGCTCGAAGCCCTTGGTGACGCCGATGACGAGATTGTTCACCTGCGCGCGGGCCGTTCCCCACAGCGCGCGGGCGCGTTTGGTCTCATTGCGCGGATCAACCTTGATCTGGTTATCAGCGAAACTGACGTTGACGTCGCCCGGAACCTCGAAGCGCAATTCGCCCTTCGCGCCCTTGACGGCAATGTTCTGTCCCTCAACCTTGGCAGTGACGCCGGCTGGCAGAACGACGGCTTTTTTTCCGACGCGAGACATATCGCTATCCTACTTTCCGATCAGAAGACTTTGCAGAGCACTTCGCCGCCCACATGCGCATCGCGCGCCGTATGGTCGGCCATCACGCCCTTCGAAGTCGACACGATGGTGATGCCGAGGCCATTCGCAACCTGGGGCATCTCGGCAACCGCCGCATAGACGCGCCGGCCGGGCTTCGACACGCGCTCCAATTCCTTGATGACAGGTTCGCCGTCATAATATTTGAGTTCGATTTCGAACTCGGTGCGGCCATTGCCATATTCCGTGGCCGAATAGCCGCGGATATAGCCTTCCTGCGTCAGGACGTCGAGCACATGCGCGCGCAGCCGCGAGCCAGGCGTATTCACCTTGCCCTTGCGGCGCATCTGCGCATTGCGGATACGGGTCAGCATATCGCCGAGCGGATCGTTCACGGACATGCGGCCCTCCTCACCAGCTCGATTTCACAAGGCCCGGGATCTGGCCACTGGAGCCGAGATCACGGACTGCAATACGCGACATCTTCATCTTGCCGATGAAGCCACGCGGACGGCCGGAGACTTCGCAACGATTGCGCACGCGCACCGCCGACGAATTGCGC
This Methylovirgula sp. DNA region includes the following protein-coding sequences:
- a CDS encoding adenylate kinase; the protein is MRLILLGPPGAGKGTQSSRLVKKYSIPQLSTGDMLRAAVAAGTPIGLKAKAVMDAGGLVSDEIVLGIIADRIDEPDAAKGFILDGFPRTVKQAEGLDRLLADKGLSLDAVVELKVNEAELLGRIEKRVKETLAAGGSVRADDNPEAFKTRLHAYREMTAPVSAYYAERGELKTVDGMARIESVSAAIDDAIAAAQNV
- the rplO gene encoding 50S ribosomal protein L15 yields the protein MKLNEITDNPGSSKDRIRVGRGIGSGKGKTGGRGVKGQKARTGVAIKGFEGGQMPLHRRLPKRGFTPPNAKDYNEVNIGRIQEAVAAGKLAADTLVTIEALVAAGVVSKPRDGVRILGVGEISAKLAFEVAGASKSAIAAIEKAGGSVKLLNVVAEAATDA
- the rpsE gene encoding 30S ribosomal protein S5, whose amino-acid sequence is MAREGEGGGRGRDRDREDSEFVDRLVHINRVAKVVKGGRRFGFAALVVVGDQKGRVGFGHGKAREVPEAIRKATEAAKHSLIRVPLREGRTLHHDVTGRHGAGRVVLRAAPAGTGIIAGGPMRAVFETLGMHDVVAKSQGSSNPYNMVRATFDALQQEDSPRAVAARRSLKVSTLQARRLGGDSEAAAEA
- the rplR gene encoding 50S ribosomal protein L18; translated protein: MAKDIKTGARRKARVRRAVKAHAYGKPRLSVHRSSKQIYAQIIDDAAGRTVAAASTLEKTNRDALKTGATIEAAREVGKQIAARALEAGVKEVVFDRGAYVYHGRVKALAEGAREAGLTI
- the rplF gene encoding 50S ribosomal protein L6 encodes the protein MSRVGKKAVVLPAGVTAKVEGQNIAVKGAKGELRFEVPGDVNVSFADNQIKVDPRNETKRARALWGTARAQVNNLVIGVTKGFERKLEINGVGYKAAVAGKNLQLSLGYSHDVVFPIPQGIAITTPKPTEITIVGIDKRQVGQVAAEIRAFRPPEPYKGKGVKYSDEFIFRKEGKKK
- the rpsH gene encoding 30S ribosomal protein S8, encoding MSVNDPLGDMLTRIRNAQMRRKGKVNTPGSRLRAHVLDVLTQEGYIRGYSATEYGNGRTEFEIELKYYDGEPVIKELERVSKPGRRVYAAVAEMPQVANGLGITIVSTSKGVMADHTARDAHVGGEVLCKVF